From the genome of Streptomyces spinoverrucosus:
CTCGCCCGCCGCGCAGGCGGCCAGACGGGCGGCCAGGTACTTCTCGGCCGGCGCCGCCAGTTCCGGCCGCTGTTCGACGGCGGCGCCGACCCAGCCGCGCAGCCACTGTGCGGTCAGCTCGGCCTCGTCGGGGCCGAGCCGCCACGGGCTGGGCTGTACGTGGACGGTCGCGCCGTGTGCGGCGAACGCCTCGCACGTCGCCGTGACCGCGTCCGGTCCGAGCAGTCCGGTGCGGCGCTGGTGGGCGTTGAACGCCTCGGTGATCTCCGCGTCGAGCGGGTGCTCCGGGGTGAGGTCGACGCGGCCGGCGACGGAGAGCGTCAGCAGCGCCGGGCAGCCGGTGCCGGCGCAGGCGGCGGCGAGTGTGTCGACCTCCTCGCGGGTGAGGACGTCGAGCAGTGCGGAGGCGGTCACCAGGGAGGCGCCGGCGAGGGCGTCCGGGGTGAGGCGGGCGACGTCGCCGCGCCGCGTCTCGACGGTGACGCGGCTGCCGTCGGCGGCGGAGCGCGGGGACGCGACGGCGGCGAAGTGCAGGAGGTAGGGGTCCCGGTCGTGCAGGATCCAGTGCTGGGCCCCGTCGAGCCGGGGCGCGAGCCACCGCCCCATCGACCCGGTGCCGCACCCGAGGTCGTGCACGACGAACCCGCCTGCTCGTCCGGGCAGGTTGGCCAGCCGGATCCGCAACGGATCGAGCAACTCGTGCGCCCGCGCGGCGGCGTCGGCCCCCTCCCGCAGCTCCAGCCACTCGGGGGCGTACCGGGGCTGCTCGTCACCGGGTTCGGAGTCGCGCAGCCGCAGGGTGGGCCGCTCGCCGGGGCGGAGGGAGGAGGGGCCGGCACCGGGGAGCGCGGCCTCGTCGGGGGACGCGGCGCCGTCGTTCTCCGTGGTCCTCGGCCCGGGCTGCGCGGGGATCCCCCCGGCGTTCCCCGTGTCCTGCGCAGCCGTCGAGGTTCCGTTCATGCCGCCCTCCGGGGTTCGTTGGGGAGCCGGCTCAGGACGCCGGCCAGGTGTTTGGCGGTGGTGGCCCAGCCGCCGAGTGCGGCGCGGCGGCCGCGGGCGGCGGACTTCAGGCGGCGGCGTACGTCCGCCTCGCCGAACCAGTGCCGCAGTTCGGCGGCGAGCGCGGCGGGGTCCTCCGGCGGGACGAGGATGCCGGGGACGCCGCCGTCGGGAGCGCGGCCGACCGCCTCGGGGACGCCGCCGACGTCCGTGGCCAGCACCGGGATGCCGCGCGCGAGTGCCTCGGTGACGGCCATGCCGTAGGTCTCGGCGTAGGAGGCGAGGACCATGAGGTCGGCGGCGGCGTAGCTGGCGTCGAGTTCGGCGCCGGACTGGGGGCCCGCGAGGTGGATGCGGTCCCGCAGGCCGTACTTCCTGATCAGGTCGCGCAGGTGAGCGACGTACTCCGGGTCCTGGCCGAGCCCGCCGACGCACACGCAGCTCCACGGCAGGTCGGTCACCCCGGCGAGCGCCTCGACCAGCCGGTGCTGGCCCTTGCGCGGGGTGACGGCGGCGACGCACAGCAGGCGGGAGACGCCGTCGGTGCCGGGGGCGAGGGGCGCGATGTCGGCGCCGGGCGCGGCGACATGGACGCGGTCGGGGGCGAGGCCGTGGTGGGAGACGAGTCTGCGCACCGCCCAGTCGCTGGTGGCGATCACCGCGCCGACGGCCCGCAGGACGGCACGTTCCCTGGCGTCCAGGTCGGCGGCCACCGCCGGGTCGAGTCCCGTCTCGTCGCCGAGCGGCAGGTGTACCAGGACGGCGAGCCGCAGCCGTTCGGCCTCGGGGACGACGATCTCCGGTACGCCGCAGGCGACCAGCCCGTCGAGCAGCACCACCGCGCCGTCCGGCAGATCCCGCAGCGTGCGCGCGAGTTCCGTACGCGCGGCGCCACCCGGGCGCGGCCAGGAGCCGTCCACCAGTTGCTTGTGGACGCGCCAGCCGAAGCCGGGCAGGTCGAGACAGACCCGGCGGTCGTAGGCGTTGCCGCCGCTGGGCGTGGCCGGGTCGTCCACGCCGCCCGGCATGACGAAGTGCACCGTACGCAGGGACATGGGGATGATCTCGCCGTTCCTGAGGGCCGCCGCCTGGGCGGGCACGTAGGTGAGCTTCTCCACGGCCGTCCTGGCGGCCGTCTTGGCGGCCTTCTTCACGGTCGGGTTCAGGTGCGGGTTCAAGGTCGTGTCGGTCACAGGGCACGCTCGTAACTGGCCCAGGCGACGTGCGACTCGTGCAGGGTGACGGAGATGCCCGCGAGCCCCTTGGCCCCCTCCCCCAGCGCGCCCTTGTGCACGCGCTCGGCGAGCCGGTCGGCGATGACCTTCGCCAGGAACTCGGTGGAGGTGTTGATCCCGGCGAAGTCGGGCTCGTTGTCCAGGTTGCGGTAGTTCAACTCGCTGACGACGGCGCCCAGTTCCTGCGTTGCCAGTCCGATATCGACGACGATGTTGTCGTCGTCCAGCTGTTCCCGCCGGAAGGTGGCGTCGACCAGGAACGTCGCTCCGTGCAGGCGCTGCGCGGGCCCGAACACCTCGCCGCGGAAGCTGTGGGCGATCATGATGTGATCGCGGACGGTGACACTGAACAACGAAACGACCCTCCAGGTGCGGGGCATGGATGCCGAGTAGTACGGCTCCTGTCCTTCCCTTGTTCAGCGGCTCTTACGTCTTTTCTGAGGTCAGGCGGTTTCAGGTCACGCGTCGTCCGCGTACCGGACCCGGTGGCAGAGCGCCGGGATCTCCCCGGAGGCGAGGCGGGGCAGCACGTCCGGGAGTTCCTCGAAGGCGCACTCGCCGGTGACGAGCGCGTCGAGCGCCGGGTCGGCGAGCAGGTCGAGGGCGAGGGCGAGCCGGTCGGCGTACGTGCGGCCGGGGCGGGCCGGGGAGACGGTGCCGACCTGGCTGCTGCGGATGGTCAGGCGCCGGGAGTGGAAGGCCTCGCCCAGCGGGAGGGCGACGCGCCGGTCGCCGTACCAGCTCAGCTCGATCACCGTGCCCTCGGCGGCGAGGAGTTCCAGTGACCGGGCGAGGCCCTGTTCGGTCGCGCTGGCGTGCACGACGAGGTCGCACTCGCCGAGCGCGTCGGCGGGTGCGGCGAAGCCGACGCCGAGCGCCTCGGCGACCTCGGCCCGCGCCGGGTCGGCGTCCACCAACTGCACGCGCACGCCCGGGAAGCGGGCCAGCAGCGCGGCCACCGAGCAGCCGACCATGCCGCCGCCGACCACGGCGATCCGGTCGCCGACCAGCGGTGCCGCGTCCCACAGCGCGTTGACGGCGGTCTCCACGGTGCCGGCGAGTACGGCGCGGGCGGCGGGCACGTGCTCCGGCACCGGTGTCACGGCGGCTGCGGGGACGACGTACCGGGTCTGATGGGGATACAGGCAGAAGACGGTACGGCCCACCAGGTCCGCCGGTCCCTCCTCGACCACGCCGACGTTGAGGTAGCCGTACTTCACCGGCCCCGGGAAGTCGCCCTCCTGGAACGGCGCCCGCATGGCCATGTGCTGACTGCGCGGCACGCCGCCCCGGAAGACCAGCGTCTCCGTGCCGCGGCTGACGCCGGAGAAGAGCGTGCGCACCAGGACCTCGTCCTCGGCGGGGTCCGCAAGCTCGACGTCCCGCAGCTCGCCGTGCCCCGGGGAGCTGAGCCAGAACGCGTGTGCCGTGCGAGTCATCGGCGTTTCTCCTGAACGATCGGCAGGTGGTGCACGTACCGAGGTGTGCACAGGCCGCGCACGGTACGCGGCGTTGATCGACTCTGTCACCTGGCCGGAGGAATGTGCGGTGGCCCTGAACAACACGTATGACGCGAGGCTGGTCCAGCAGGAGACCGCGGTGGGCGCGGGCGTGCAGATCCTGTTGCTGGCTCTGCTCGGATCGGCGATCGGCATGGGACCGGCGGGCTGGCTGACCGGCCTCGCCTTCGCGATCGCCACCTGGGCGGTGCTCTCGCGGGCCCTGCACCGGTCGGGACTGCGGTCGTTCGGCCCGGCCAACCGGGTCACCCTCGGCCGGGCCACCCTGGTCGGCGGGGTGACGGCGCTGGTCGCCGACTCCTTCGAGAGCACGCCGCCGGTCACACTGCTGGTCGGCCTGACCGCGGTGGCGCTGATCCTCGACGGGGTGGACGGCAAGGTCGCGCGGCGCACGGGTACGTCGTCGGCGCTCGGGGCGCGGTTCGACATGGAGGTCGACGCGTTCTTGATCCTCGTCCTGAGTGTGTACGTGTCGATGTCGCTGGGGCCGTGGGTGCTGCTGATCGGCGGCATGCGGTACGTGTTCGTCGCCGCGGCCCGTTTCCTGCCGTGGCTGAACGCCCCGCTGCCGCCGAGCACGGCACGCAAGACGGTCGCCGCGCTGCAGGGTGTTTTCCTGCTGGTGGCGGGGGCGGAACTGCTGCCGTGGGGGGCGAACGCGGCGGTGGTGGGGCTGGCGTTGGGGTTGCTGGTGTGGTCTTTCGGACGGGACGTGCTGTGGCTTGGGCGGACGTCGCGGGGGCGGGGGGCGGGCGAGGCGGCTGCGGGGGCGGTGTGTGAGACGGCGGCCGAGGGGGCGGCCGAGGCGGTCGTTGAAACGGCTCCCGCAGCGGCGAAGGCCGGGCGGGCCGAAGGGGCGAAGGCCGGGCGTACTGGACGTGCCAAGCAGGCGAAGGCCGGGCGGGTGCTTGAGCCGGTCGCCGGGTGAAGCCCGGTCGCCGGCGGCACGGCCTGCTCAGGAGCGGCGCGACGCCAGTCCATGCCCGGTGACGCCGGCGCGGCAGCAACTCCGCGGCCGCACTACAACGGCGGGGCAGCGCCCCCGCGACGGTTCACCGGCTCGCACCTGCACATCGCCACGCAGTAAGCGGAATCCACTGATCAATGCCCCTGTCGGACATCGGCTTCGGCTCGCATGAGTTCCGCGTTGATGGCATCGACGCGGTCATCGGATCGCACAAGGGGGTCGGGACGGGTTCCCTCTGCAGGGCTCCGCGACCGCCGCCCGGACTTCGCGGACCCCTGCCTGGTTGTGGTGATGCTCGTCACCACACCCGACGCCGAACGTCAGCCGGCCCTCTTCCACTCCTGGCACCGGTTGGTCTTGAAGTACTCCCCGTTGTTGAGCGTCACCCGTCCCGGCCCGTTGAGGTTGTTGTTGGCGATGATGGAGCCGAACTCGCCGCTGGCGTCCTTGGCCCGCTCCCAGTAGCAGCCGAGCTCGTCCTCCGGCCCGGCTGTCCTGTAGGTGCCGGCCTTGATGTCCTCGCCGACCAGGTACTCGCCCTCGCCGGAGAAGCTGGTCGCCGGTCCGGGCTCCTGAGTCTCCTTCGGCTTGGCGGTCACCGTCTCGGTGACGGTAGGGGCGGGCTCGGGGGCGGCGGCTTGGACGGTCTCGGTGACGGTGACCGTGGGTCGGGGCTCGGCCTTGGGACCGGCGGCTTCTTTACCAGCCTGCGCCGAGCCGCTGCTGTTGCCGATGCCGACTCCGACGATCAGGGAAACCAGGCCGACCGCCCCGTACTTCAGCCACCGTCTGCGGCTGCGAGCGGGCTGCATCGGGCCGGTGGGCCCGCCGAGCCCGAAGGGGCCATGCGCTCCGTGGTCGGGGGTCGGGGAAGGCTGCTGGAAGGACATGGTCGGTACTCCGTTTCCTGACGCGTGCGGTGCGCCGCGATGT
Proteins encoded in this window:
- a CDS encoding class I SAM-dependent methyltransferase; this encodes MNGTSTAAQDTGNAGGIPAQPGPRTTENDGAASPDEAALPGAGPSSLRPGERPTLRLRDSEPGDEQPRYAPEWLELREGADAAARAHELLDPLRIRLANLPGRAGGFVVHDLGCGTGSMGRWLAPRLDGAQHWILHDRDPYLLHFAAVASPRSAADGSRVTVETRRGDVARLTPDALAGASLVTASALLDVLTREEVDTLAAACAGTGCPALLTLSVAGRVDLTPEHPLDAEITEAFNAHQRRTGLLGPDAVTATCEAFAAHGATVHVQPSPWRLGPDEAELTAQWLRGWVGAAVEQRPELAAPAEKYLAARLAACAAGELRVTVHHSDLLALARPTGAAS
- a CDS encoding glycosyltransferase family 4 protein translates to MNPTVKKAAKTAARTAVEKLTYVPAQAAALRNGEIIPMSLRTVHFVMPGGVDDPATPSGGNAYDRRVCLDLPGFGWRVHKQLVDGSWPRPGGAARTELARTLRDLPDGAVVLLDGLVACGVPEIVVPEAERLRLAVLVHLPLGDETGLDPAVAADLDARERAVLRAVGAVIATSDWAVRRLVSHHGLAPDRVHVAAPGADIAPLAPGTDGVSRLLCVAAVTPRKGQHRLVEALAGVTDLPWSCVCVGGLGQDPEYVAHLRDLIRKYGLRDRIHLAGPQSGAELDASYAAADLMVLASYAETYGMAVTEALARGIPVLATDVGGVPEAVGRAPDGGVPGILVPPEDPAALAAELRHWFGEADVRRRLKSAARGRRAALGGWATTAKHLAGVLSRLPNEPRRAA
- a CDS encoding 6-pyruvoyl trahydropterin synthase family protein, with translation MFSVTVRDHIMIAHSFRGEVFGPAQRLHGATFLVDATFRREQLDDDNIVVDIGLATQELGAVVSELNYRNLDNEPDFAGINTSTEFLAKVIADRLAERVHKGALGEGAKGLAGISVTLHESHVAWASYERAL
- a CDS encoding zinc-dependent alcohol dehydrogenase, producing the protein MTRTAHAFWLSSPGHGELRDVELADPAEDEVLVRTLFSGVSRGTETLVFRGGVPRSQHMAMRAPFQEGDFPGPVKYGYLNVGVVEEGPADLVGRTVFCLYPHQTRYVVPAAAVTPVPEHVPAARAVLAGTVETAVNALWDAAPLVGDRIAVVGGGMVGCSVAALLARFPGVRVQLVDADPARAEVAEALGVGFAAPADALGECDLVVHASATEQGLARSLELLAAEGTVIELSWYGDRRVALPLGEAFHSRRLTIRSSQVGTVSPARPGRTYADRLALALDLLADPALDALVTGECAFEELPDVLPRLASGEIPALCHRVRYADDA
- a CDS encoding CDP-alcohol phosphatidyltransferase family protein — protein: MALNNTYDARLVQQETAVGAGVQILLLALLGSAIGMGPAGWLTGLAFAIATWAVLSRALHRSGLRSFGPANRVTLGRATLVGGVTALVADSFESTPPVTLLVGLTAVALILDGVDGKVARRTGTSSALGARFDMEVDAFLILVLSVYVSMSLGPWVLLIGGMRYVFVAAARFLPWLNAPLPPSTARKTVAALQGVFLLVAGAELLPWGANAAVVGLALGLLVWSFGRDVLWLGRTSRGRGAGEAAAGAVCETAAEGAAEAVVETAPAAAKAGRAEGAKAGRTGRAKQAKAGRVLEPVAG